A region from the Rheinheimera mangrovi genome encodes:
- the recN gene encoding DNA repair protein RecN — MLNHLHISNFAIVRALELDWRGGMTTITGETGAGKSIALDALSLCLGDRADGLAVRPGCDKADIVATFDISQLGAAQHWLAEQDLAMGNECIVRRVVGSEGRSRGYINGVQVPAQQLKALGHHLLSIHGQHAHQLLLKSDHQRQLLDAYANTQSALADCRQYWKAWQQLKQEYGELQSSQQQREAQRQLLEYQVAELDQFAPGADEFAELETEHQRLSNSHSLIQASQQALQLAYDDEDANSYRLLSHACQQLDDYIEVDPALAPIHQMLSEALVQIEEAGRELRRYSEKVDIDPERLAEIDQRLGQWLSLSRKHQIPNDQLALFHQQLSQQLSELAGDDDRIVQLQLEIQQAQQLYCQAAEIVSELRKSAALELSDKIARSMAELSMANGKFYIAVESAGIDKANASGWDQVDFLVSTNPGQPLQVLHKVASGGELSRISLAIQVILAGKVTTPTLIFDEVDVGISGPVAAGVGRLLRQLGESTQVICVTHLPQVASQGHHQLFVEKYTDGIATETRIRELADEERVQEIARLLAGENVSANAIANARELLCAP, encoded by the coding sequence ATGCTCAACCATCTGCATATTAGCAACTTTGCCATAGTACGCGCGCTGGAACTCGACTGGCGTGGCGGCATGACCACTATTACAGGCGAAACTGGCGCAGGCAAATCTATTGCTCTGGACGCCTTGTCTTTATGTTTGGGCGACCGTGCCGATGGTTTAGCTGTAAGGCCCGGTTGTGATAAAGCCGATATAGTGGCCACTTTTGATATCAGCCAGTTGGGTGCTGCTCAGCACTGGCTGGCAGAGCAAGACCTTGCTATGGGCAACGAATGTATAGTGCGCCGTGTGGTGGGTAGCGAAGGCCGCTCCCGTGGTTATATCAATGGCGTACAAGTGCCGGCTCAACAACTGAAAGCTTTGGGACATCACCTGTTAAGCATTCATGGTCAGCATGCGCATCAACTGTTGTTAAAGTCTGATCACCAGCGCCAGTTACTGGACGCTTATGCCAATACCCAATCCGCTTTAGCCGATTGCCGGCAATACTGGAAAGCATGGCAGCAATTGAAGCAGGAATATGGCGAACTACAAAGCAGTCAGCAGCAACGTGAAGCACAACGTCAGTTGCTGGAGTATCAGGTGGCAGAACTGGATCAGTTTGCACCAGGAGCAGATGAATTTGCCGAACTGGAAACTGAACATCAGCGCTTAAGCAACAGCCACAGCCTGATCCAGGCCAGCCAGCAAGCCTTGCAACTGGCTTATGACGATGAAGACGCCAACAGCTATCGTTTATTAAGTCATGCCTGTCAGCAACTGGACGACTATATAGAAGTAGACCCGGCTTTAGCCCCTATTCATCAAATGCTGAGCGAAGCTTTAGTACAAATTGAAGAAGCAGGCCGCGAACTACGCCGTTACAGTGAAAAAGTAGATATAGACCCGGAACGTTTAGCAGAAATTGATCAGCGCCTTGGGCAGTGGCTCAGTTTAAGCCGTAAACATCAAATACCAAACGATCAGCTGGCGCTGTTCCATCAGCAATTATCCCAGCAGTTATCAGAACTGGCTGGTGATGATGATCGCATAGTACAGCTGCAACTTGAAATTCAGCAGGCGCAGCAACTCTATTGTCAGGCCGCAGAAATAGTCTCCGAACTGCGTAAATCAGCCGCTTTAGAACTGTCGGATAAAATTGCCCGCAGCATGGCCGAATTGAGTATGGCCAACGGTAAATTTTATATAGCTGTTGAAAGCGCCGGTATAGATAAAGCCAACGCATCCGGCTGGGATCAGGTCGACTTTCTGGTCAGTACCAACCCAGGCCAACCTTTACAGGTTCTGCATAAAGTAGCATCAGGTGGTGAGTTATCCCGTATCAGCCTGGCCATTCAGGTGATACTGGCAGGAAAAGTTACTACTCCCACTCTTATTTTTGATGAAGTGGACGTTGGCATCAGCGGCCCTGTGGCAGCTGGTGTAGGCCGATTATTACGCCAGTTGGGTGAATCTACTCAAGTGATTTGTGTTACTCACTTACCTCAAGTCGCCAGTCAGGGCCATCACCAGTTATTTGTCGAGAAATACACCGACGGTATTGCTACAGAAACCCGCATTCGCGAGCTGGCAGACGAAGAACGGGTGCAGGAAATAGCACGCTTACTGGCAGGTGAAAATGTCAGCGCTAATGCGATTGCCAACGCCCGCGAGCTGTTATGTGCACCTTAA
- the nadK gene encoding NAD(+) kinase has product MSQNPDSAFQTIGLIGKPNHPGANTTLISLYQFLTARKLKVYVEEKVAESLALPDVQVMDLVALGKNCDLAIVVGGDGNMLGAARVLARFGVAVLGVNRGNLGFLTDLSPEDFETPLAAVLAGNFVTEKRNLLEVEVYRNDCVKSSNSAVNEAVLHADKVAHMIEFEAHINGEFVFSQRSDGLIVSTPTGSTAYSLSGGGPILTPELDAMSLVPMFPHTLSSRPLVVSGTSEIVLKVSPSNDAHLQVSCDSHVILAVMPGDEIRIRKHPKPLKLVHPPGYSYFNVLRNKLGWGSKLY; this is encoded by the coding sequence ATGAGTCAAAACCCTGACAGCGCATTTCAAACCATAGGCCTTATTGGCAAGCCTAATCATCCGGGCGCCAACACTACTCTTATTAGCCTGTATCAGTTTTTAACAGCACGAAAGTTAAAGGTGTATGTAGAAGAAAAGGTGGCCGAATCTTTAGCCTTGCCTGACGTGCAGGTGATGGATTTAGTCGCGCTGGGTAAAAACTGCGATCTGGCCATAGTAGTAGGTGGTGACGGTAATATGCTCGGTGCTGCACGCGTATTAGCGCGTTTTGGTGTCGCAGTCTTGGGGGTAAACCGTGGTAACTTAGGTTTTTTAACCGACTTATCACCGGAAGATTTTGAAACGCCATTAGCCGCTGTGTTAGCCGGGAACTTTGTCACTGAAAAACGCAATCTGCTGGAAGTGGAAGTCTATCGCAATGACTGCGTGAAAAGCAGTAACAGTGCAGTAAACGAAGCGGTATTACACGCCGACAAAGTGGCACATATGATTGAGTTTGAAGCTCATATCAATGGCGAATTTGTGTTTAGTCAGCGCTCTGATGGTTTAATTGTTAGTACACCTACAGGTTCTACCGCCTATTCATTATCAGGTGGCGGCCCTATTCTGACGCCTGAGCTGGATGCGATGAGTTTAGTACCTATGTTCCCCCACACCTTAAGCAGCCGCCCTTTGGTGGTGTCCGGCACCAGTGAAATAGTCTTAAAAGTATCACCAAGTAATGACGCGCATTTACAGGTCAGCTGCGACAGTCATGTGATATTGGCGGTCATGCCTGGCGATGAAATCCGGATTCGTAAACATCCTAAGCCGCTGAAACTGGTGCATCCACCTGGTTATAGCTACTTTAACGTGCTGCGCAACAAGCTTGGTTGGGGCAGCAAACTCTACTAA
- the hrcA gene encoding heat-inducible transcriptional repressor HrcA: MVQLSRPELILKLIVEQYLTDGMPVSSKLLCEQSELGVSSATVRNTMMLLEQQGFIRSPHTSAGRVPTTSGIRLFIDKMLQLEPLTGRWLDAIQVNLPPQLPVSLLCQQAGQLLANLTGMVSIVSAPKSQGRVIRQVDLVRLATQRLLLVVIDEDGDILHRVLFHDDLIDNQTLSRVLCLLNAALCGQDWLDGISRLALIAKQECGTVQSLVKTAMTQLSLDEMQQHQPLIYGQHQLMQATDYHRDPELQQVIELLDNPSCLVKLLTPVTQDEQPKLILGRESGIEPLAKVSLICARYRSEPHGFIALLGPRRMNYGRFVPLVEAVAQQMFFNLNHLNQSP; the protein is encoded by the coding sequence GTGGTTCAGTTAAGCAGACCAGAACTGATATTAAAACTCATAGTCGAGCAGTACCTGACGGACGGCATGCCGGTGTCGTCTAAGCTGTTGTGTGAGCAGTCAGAGCTTGGTGTCAGTTCAGCCACAGTGCGCAATACCATGATGTTATTGGAGCAGCAGGGGTTTATCCGCTCTCCTCATACCTCGGCAGGGCGTGTGCCTACCACTTCGGGTATCCGTTTATTTATTGACAAAATGCTGCAGCTGGAGCCTTTAACAGGCCGGTGGCTGGACGCTATACAAGTAAATTTACCACCACAATTGCCCGTCTCTTTATTATGTCAGCAAGCCGGACAGCTTTTGGCCAACTTAACAGGTATGGTCAGTATTGTCAGTGCGCCTAAAAGTCAGGGCAGGGTGATTCGGCAGGTGGATTTAGTGCGTTTAGCCACACAGCGATTGTTGCTGGTGGTGATAGACGAAGACGGTGACATTTTACATCGGGTGCTGTTTCACGACGATTTAATTGATAATCAAACGTTAAGCCGGGTCTTGTGTTTACTCAATGCAGCTTTATGTGGTCAGGACTGGCTGGATGGTATTTCGCGTTTAGCTTTAATAGCAAAGCAGGAATGCGGTACAGTGCAGTCTTTGGTGAAAACTGCTATGACGCAACTGAGTCTGGATGAAATGCAGCAACATCAGCCGCTGATTTATGGTCAGCATCAACTGATGCAAGCCACTGATTATCATCGTGACCCGGAGTTGCAGCAAGTCATCGAACTTTTGGACAATCCATCTTGTCTGGTGAAATTATTGACGCCAGTAACTCAGGATGAACAACCAAAATTAATACTGGGGCGTGAGTCTGGTATTGAACCTTTAGCCAAGGTGAGTTTGATTTGTGCACGCTACCGGTCGGAGCCACATGGCTTTATTGCCTTGCTTGGACCCCGCCGGATGAACTATGGTCGTTTTGTGCCTTTAGTTGAAGCTGTAGCACAACAAATGTTTTTTAACTTGAATCATCTTAATCAATCCCCATAA
- the grpE gene encoding nucleotide exchange factor GrpE yields MSEQDKVQTEQQQAAEAAAEQEVVELTPEQELIAKLDAELQQAKAQLAEQHDLMLRIKAEADNSRRRSAMDVEKAHKFALERFAGDLLPVVDNLERALTFLNREDDSQKALGEGVDLTLKGLLDTLAKNGVQQIDPQGQPFNPEFHQAMSIQPSADVAPNTVTFVMQKGYELNGRLVRPAMVGVSKAVE; encoded by the coding sequence ATGAGCGAGCAAGATAAAGTGCAAACTGAACAACAACAGGCTGCGGAAGCAGCGGCAGAGCAAGAAGTGGTAGAACTGACGCCGGAGCAGGAACTTATTGCAAAGCTGGATGCAGAATTACAGCAGGCAAAAGCCCAGTTGGCAGAGCAGCATGATTTAATGCTTAGAATTAAAGCTGAAGCAGACAACAGCCGTCGTCGTTCAGCCATGGACGTTGAAAAAGCCCATAAATTTGCGCTGGAGCGTTTCGCTGGTGATTTATTGCCGGTTGTAGATAACCTCGAGCGTGCTTTAACCTTCTTAAATCGTGAAGACGACAGCCAGAAAGCTCTGGGTGAAGGTGTGGATTTAACCCTGAAAGGTTTACTGGATACGCTGGCGAAAAACGGTGTGCAGCAAATTGATCCACAAGGTCAGCCATTTAATCCTGAATTCCATCAGGCCATGTCTATTCAGCCAAGCGCTGATGTAGCGCCAAACACCGTAACTTTTGTTATGCAAAAAGGTTACGAGCTGAACGGCCGTCTGGTTCGTCCTGCTATGGTGGGTGTATCTAAAGCTGTTGAATAA
- a CDS encoding PqiA/YebS family transporter subunit: MSDLESGKAPPAQAVAELVLCRHCDLLQQLPLLAIGQEAACSRCGYLLDMRQKDPVLRPVLYAASSLFMLILANLFPFIGMDVAGNVHIMSFFDTSSVLFNEHQQWLAVLVWLFIQAIPAFCMLAVIYIKLGMVRRVRGLVWTARVLYMLKPWSMVDIFLIGILVAFVKLVVYADISVGMSFWAFCLFCLLHLRTFQVIDRHALWESIAPAPQPVSAEFAGRTGVSLNLASCSCCTAIVPLEQKHCGRCGTKVTARIPASLQKTLAWLITATLLYIPANLLPIMETVSLGSSIQSTIISGIILMWQDGAYPVAIVILLASVVVPVVKIVVMFWLCYLASHSGHKRQLLSTRVYLLVDWIGRWSMVDVLVVAILAALVRFDLLMGVYPGMGAIIFATVVITTMLAAMSFDPRLLWDQRNKKEEQQRG; the protein is encoded by the coding sequence TTGTCTGATCTGGAGTCTGGTAAAGCGCCCCCGGCGCAAGCTGTTGCTGAACTGGTGCTGTGTCGCCACTGCGATTTATTGCAGCAATTGCCATTATTGGCTATTGGTCAGGAAGCGGCCTGTAGCCGTTGTGGTTACTTGCTTGATATGCGCCAGAAAGATCCTGTATTACGTCCGGTACTTTATGCCGCCAGTTCCCTGTTTATGTTGATCCTGGCAAACCTCTTTCCTTTTATTGGCATGGATGTGGCGGGTAACGTCCATATCATGAGTTTCTTTGACACCTCCTCTGTATTATTTAACGAACATCAGCAATGGCTGGCTGTGCTGGTCTGGTTATTTATTCAGGCGATACCGGCTTTTTGTATGCTGGCGGTGATTTACATCAAGCTAGGCATGGTGCGCCGTGTTCGTGGTCTGGTCTGGACTGCCCGTGTGCTTTATATGCTCAAACCCTGGAGCATGGTGGATATTTTCCTGATTGGTATTCTGGTCGCCTTTGTCAAATTGGTGGTCTATGCCGATATTTCGGTAGGAATGAGTTTCTGGGCCTTTTGCCTGTTTTGTCTGTTGCATTTGCGCACTTTTCAGGTGATAGACCGCCATGCCTTGTGGGAATCGATAGCTCCGGCTCCTCAGCCTGTGTCTGCTGAGTTTGCCGGACGCACAGGAGTGTCACTGAATTTAGCCAGTTGCAGCTGCTGTACTGCTATAGTGCCGCTGGAACAAAAACACTGTGGTCGTTGTGGCACTAAAGTGACGGCCCGTATTCCGGCCAGCTTGCAAAAAACTTTGGCCTGGCTGATCACTGCGACCTTGCTGTATATCCCGGCGAACTTGTTGCCTATTATGGAAACGGTGTCTTTGGGCAGCAGCATTCAGTCTACAATCATCAGCGGTATTATATTGATGTGGCAAGACGGTGCTTACCCTGTGGCTATTGTTATTTTATTAGCCAGCGTGGTGGTACCTGTGGTGAAAATAGTGGTGATGTTCTGGTTATGTTATTTAGCCAGTCATAGTGGGCATAAACGACAGTTACTGTCGACACGGGTGTATTTATTAGTCGACTGGATAGGCCGCTGGTCTATGGTAGATGTGCTGGTGGTGGCTATTCTGGCTGCGCTGGTTCGGTTTGATTTATTGATGGGCGTGTACCCTGGTATGGGCGCGATAATTTTTGCGACTGTGGTGATCACCACCATGCTCGCCGCTATGAGTTTTGATCCACGTTTATTGTGGGATCAACGGAATAAAAAAGAGGAGCAGCAGCGTGGCTAA
- the pqiB gene encoding intermembrane transport protein PqiB gives MAKTQGRVAAVKKIRQLSPIWIVPVIAVAIGIWMLYYTQKNQGPVITLVTLNAEGIVAGKTQIKSRSVDIGRVESVQLSEDLSKVLIKARMDPGIEALLNEDSQLWVVKPTVGRGGVSGLNTLLSGAYIELQPGKASVQKYYYELLDSPPIAPADAPGVRVTLLSDDATALAVGDPVLYHGYAVGTVETSNFVAEKGHMTYQLFVRAPYDALVTENVRFWQASGMALDVSAQGVRVELASVATLLSGGVHFDVLDGWPVGDKVASNREFQLFKNQKAIKEGLYTEYNEYLMFFDESIRGLTAGAPLEYKGIRIGTVAMAPYFFNMDNPLDVAFKRGIPVLVRVEAGRLAGEMSLKKLAQELETAVQHGLRAVLKTGSLLTGALYIELVQTDAVIETPKVKVDVPALADADDSEKVQVVTAQPPEFSSEGFVPAPFALADHAGLKIMPTAPSGLANIEQKVLQVLDKVNRLPVEDVLAQSSATLAQSEKMLKNAEQLIQSLDQLVKHNSVQQLPADIQQSLAELRKTLAGFSPGSPAYERLNGNLQSMDQLLRDLQPVIKTMNSQSNSLIFNADLPKDPEPEKGN, from the coding sequence GTGGCTAAGACGCAGGGCCGGGTGGCCGCGGTGAAAAAGATCCGACAATTATCTCCGATCTGGATAGTGCCAGTGATAGCTGTGGCTATTGGCATCTGGATGCTGTACTACACTCAAAAAAATCAGGGACCTGTGATTACATTAGTCACACTGAATGCTGAAGGCATAGTGGCGGGCAAAACTCAGATCAAAAGCCGCAGTGTGGATATAGGCCGGGTCGAGTCTGTACAGTTATCTGAAGATTTAAGCAAAGTACTGATCAAAGCCCGGATGGATCCCGGTATTGAAGCTTTATTGAACGAAGACTCGCAGTTATGGGTGGTAAAACCAACGGTAGGCCGTGGTGGTGTCAGTGGTTTAAATACGCTTTTATCCGGCGCCTATATTGAATTGCAGCCAGGTAAAGCTAGTGTACAAAAGTATTATTATGAATTGCTCGACAGTCCGCCTATAGCGCCTGCCGATGCACCGGGGGTACGAGTCACTTTGTTAAGTGATGATGCAACAGCTTTGGCCGTTGGCGATCCGGTGCTTTATCACGGTTACGCGGTAGGCACAGTAGAGACCAGTAATTTTGTCGCTGAAAAAGGCCATATGACTTATCAGTTGTTTGTACGTGCGCCTTATGATGCTCTAGTGACTGAAAATGTGCGTTTCTGGCAAGCCAGCGGTATGGCGTTGGATGTATCAGCGCAAGGCGTGCGGGTTGAATTGGCTTCAGTGGCGACTTTGCTCAGCGGCGGTGTGCATTTTGATGTGCTGGATGGCTGGCCTGTGGGTGATAAAGTAGCCAGTAACCGTGAGTTTCAGCTGTTTAAAAACCAAAAAGCCATCAAAGAAGGTTTGTACACCGAATACAACGAATATCTGATGTTCTTTGACGAGTCTATCCGGGGCTTAACTGCGGGAGCGCCTTTGGAATACAAAGGCATACGCATTGGTACTGTCGCTATGGCTCCGTACTTCTTTAATATGGATAACCCTTTGGATGTTGCCTTTAAACGCGGTATTCCGGTGTTGGTACGAGTTGAAGCTGGCCGTCTGGCAGGTGAGATGAGCCTGAAAAAGCTGGCGCAGGAATTAGAAACCGCAGTGCAACATGGTTTAAGAGCTGTATTAAAAACCGGCAGCTTATTAACCGGTGCTTTATATATCGAACTGGTGCAAACCGATGCTGTGATAGAAACGCCTAAAGTAAAAGTGGATGTGCCAGCTCTTGCGGATGCAGACGACTCTGAAAAAGTGCAAGTGGTAACAGCTCAGCCGCCAGAATTTTCCAGCGAAGGTTTTGTGCCTGCGCCTTTTGCGTTGGCGGATCATGCTGGTCTGAAAATTATGCCAACAGCCCCCAGCGGTTTAGCCAACATTGAACAAAAAGTGCTGCAGGTTTTGGATAAGGTTAATCGTTTGCCGGTGGAAGATGTGCTGGCACAAAGTTCTGCTACTTTGGCGCAAAGCGAAAAAATGCTGAAGAACGCAGAACAGTTGATCCAATCACTGGATCAACTGGTGAAACATAACTCAGTACAGCAATTGCCGGCGGATATTCAGCAGAGCCTGGCAGAACTGCGTAAAACACTGGCTGGATTTTCGCCTGGTTCACCAGCTTATGAGCGCTTAAATGGTAATTTACAGTCGATGGACCAATTGTTACGTGACTTGCAGCCTGTGATTAAAACTATGAACAGTCAAAGTAACTCACTGATTTTTAATGCCGATCTGCCTAAAGATCCAGAACCTGAGAAGGGTAACTAA
- a CDS encoding ABC-type transport auxiliary lipoprotein family protein, whose product MRYLAFVFLSLALAGCGSSPSEMQYYRLPAVAAKAPVVESAQVLVIEPVMVASYLNSNALVYQNNEVNLQLTRSHQWAEALDQQLTRNLQAHLSAALTDWRVTQQVSSPADSRLTVQVTQFHTTADGVVLISGQAHLLTGSVVKQLPFELQLAIADDGYDEVVKTLGQGWSQVASQIATLVTPGKEP is encoded by the coding sequence ATGCGTTATTTAGCTTTTGTATTCTTAAGTCTGGCCTTGGCTGGCTGTGGCAGTTCTCCGTCTGAAATGCAATATTACCGCCTGCCCGCTGTGGCAGCCAAAGCGCCCGTAGTTGAGAGCGCTCAAGTACTGGTGATAGAACCTGTGATGGTCGCCAGTTATTTAAATAGCAACGCCCTGGTGTATCAGAATAACGAAGTCAATCTGCAGCTGACCCGCAGTCATCAATGGGCTGAAGCTTTGGACCAGCAACTGACCCGTAATTTACAGGCCCACTTATCCGCAGCTTTAACCGACTGGCGTGTGACTCAACAGGTCAGTAGTCCAGCTGACAGCAGGTTGACTGTGCAGGTCACTCAGTTTCATACCACAGCGGATGGTGTTGTATTGATCAGTGGTCAGGCGCATTTGCTGACCGGTTCTGTGGTGAAACAGTTACCTTTTGAACTGCAATTGGCTATTGCAGATGACGGTTATGACGAAGTCGTGAAAACTCTGGGCCAGGGCTGGAGTCAGGTTGCATCTCAGATCGCCACATTGGTTACCCCAGGCAAAGAGCCATGA
- a CDS encoding OadG family protein, which translates to MNAEQDVSVLLLDAAALMIVGMGVVFGFLMVLVFAVQGMSRLLRHSGPPLTAESVPTPQAAISPSVVAAISAAIEHHHKQTKESK; encoded by the coding sequence ATGAATGCTGAGCAAGATGTCAGTGTTTTATTGCTGGATGCAGCGGCGTTAATGATTGTGGGTATGGGCGTTGTATTTGGTTTTTTGATGGTATTGGTATTTGCCGTACAAGGCATGTCCAGATTACTCCGGCATTCGGGCCCGCCTTTAACGGCAGAGAGTGTTCCGACGCCGCAGGCTGCCATTTCTCCTTCTGTCGTTGCCGCTATCAGCGCTGCTATTGAGCATCACCACAAACAAACTAAGGAAAGCAAATGA
- the oadA gene encoding sodium-extruding oxaloacetate decarboxylase subunit alpha, translating to MSQPLLLTELVLRDAHQSLLATRLRLEDMLPIAAKLDQVGYWSMESWGGATFDACIRYLGEDPWHRLRELKKAMPNTKQQMLLRGQNLLGYRHYADDVVEAFVERSFANGIDVFRIFDAMNDVRNLHTAVAAAVKVGAHAQGTLSYTVSPVHSIDGWLDMAMQLEDMGCHSICIKDMAGLLKPYVAEELITRLKERVKLPIAMQCHATTGLSTATYQKAIDAGIDMLDTAISSMSMTYGHSATETMVAITEGTARDTGLNLVLLAEIAAYFRDVRTKYAEFEGSLKGVDARILLAQVPGGMLTNMESQLKEQGALDKMDLVLQEIPKVRKELGYIPLVTPTSQIVGTQAVLNVLSGERYKTITKETAAVLKGEYGTTPAAVDVALQQRVLAGAEAILCRPADLLQPELAALTAELDSKATELQLQLAEAKVDDVLTYALFPQVGLKFLQYRGDASKFEPAPGKATKQTAVTPDNTTQLKATASAVGHYSVKVDGRLYQVEVGPAGAVQQIKAAVDENIPQSASIQPVSTLNSPLAGNVLALKVSVGQQVEAGQVVLLMEAMKMETEIRASQAGTVSQIHISVGSAVSTGQLLVSFS from the coding sequence ATGAGCCAACCGTTATTACTGACTGAGCTGGTGCTCAGGGACGCCCATCAATCCTTATTAGCCACCCGCCTGCGTCTGGAAGATATGTTGCCTATAGCAGCCAAGTTGGATCAGGTGGGCTATTGGTCGATGGAATCCTGGGGCGGTGCCACCTTTGATGCCTGTATCCGTTATTTAGGTGAAGATCCCTGGCATCGACTGCGTGAGCTGAAAAAAGCCATGCCGAATACCAAACAACAAATGTTGCTGCGTGGCCAGAATTTATTAGGCTACCGGCACTATGCCGATGATGTGGTCGAAGCTTTTGTTGAACGTAGTTTTGCCAATGGTATAGACGTATTCCGTATTTTTGATGCGATGAATGATGTGCGTAACCTGCACACCGCTGTGGCCGCTGCAGTCAAGGTTGGCGCTCATGCTCAGGGCACTTTGTCTTATACCGTCAGTCCTGTTCATAGTATTGATGGCTGGCTGGATATGGCGATGCAGCTGGAAGATATGGGGTGCCATTCGATTTGTATTAAAGATATGGCAGGGTTGCTGAAACCTTATGTTGCAGAAGAGCTAATCACGCGTTTAAAAGAGCGGGTAAAATTGCCTATTGCGATGCAGTGTCATGCCACTACGGGTTTAAGTACCGCCACTTACCAGAAAGCCATAGACGCTGGCATAGATATGCTCGATACCGCTATTTCGTCCATGAGTATGACTTATGGTCACAGTGCGACTGAAACTATGGTGGCCATTACCGAAGGCACAGCGCGGGATACCGGGTTGAATTTAGTTTTACTGGCAGAGATTGCCGCTTATTTTCGCGATGTGCGAACTAAGTACGCTGAATTTGAAGGTTCGCTCAAAGGCGTCGACGCCCGGATTTTATTGGCTCAGGTGCCTGGTGGCATGCTGACCAATATGGAAAGTCAGCTGAAAGAGCAGGGCGCTTTAGACAAAATGGATTTAGTGCTGCAAGAAATTCCTAAAGTGCGTAAAGAGTTAGGTTATATACCTCTGGTGACTCCAACTTCACAAATTGTTGGCACTCAGGCGGTGCTGAATGTGCTTTCCGGTGAGCGCTATAAAACTATTACTAAAGAAACTGCCGCTGTACTCAAAGGCGAATATGGCACAACTCCGGCTGCGGTCGATGTTGCTTTACAGCAAAGAGTATTAGCTGGCGCTGAGGCTATCCTCTGTCGTCCTGCTGATTTACTACAGCCTGAGCTGGCGGCATTAACGGCTGAACTGGACAGCAAAGCCACAGAGCTTCAGTTGCAGCTGGCAGAGGCGAAGGTGGATGACGTACTTACTTATGCCTTGTTTCCACAAGTTGGTTTGAAATTTCTGCAATACAGAGGCGATGCATCGAAGTTTGAGCCAGCGCCTGGCAAAGCAACAAAGCAAACCGCAGTAACGCCAGACAACACAACGCAGTTGAAGGCAACAGCTTCAGCTGTCGGCCATTACAGTGTCAAAGTGGACGGCAGGTTGTATCAGGTGGAAGTAGGGCCAGCTGGCGCTGTGCAACAGATCAAAGCGGCTGTGGATGAAAACATTCCGCAGTCGGCCAGTATCCAGCCTGTCAGCACGCTAAATTCACCATTGGCTGGTAATGTGCTGGCGCTTAAAGTCAGTGTTGGCCAACAGGTTGAGGCTGGTCAGGTCGTACTTTTGATGGAAGCGATGAAAATGGAAACTGAAATACGTGCCAGTCAGGCCGGTACTGTCAGTCAAATTCATATCAGCGTGGGTTCTGCCGTCAGCACCGGACAGCTGCTGGTTAGTTTTAGCTAA